A genomic stretch from Candidatus Marinimicrobia bacterium CG08_land_8_20_14_0_20_45_22 includes:
- a CDS encoding sulfatase, whose translation MSAFIYIANMKNRLIYTALTVLFWMTLFFVARMIFFLFNLNETAGLSFADLLAVQWHGMKMDLSVTAYLLVLPFLFIIGTSWTRKPVFTIFSKIYTVVMLILMILIAGIDARLYRYWGFRLDITPLIYLNTPKEAFASVTFGDFFLPILIGIVLFVLFWILYRRVIAPTIKKFRPDYLVCPVSFLILTVLLVIPMRGGLGIAPLNVGSVYFHENMFANHAAINVNWNAVYSLTKKDRLTKQYRYMPTARADSLFAEIQAKPGKPVSVLKLQKPNIILILMESFTAKIVEPLGGKPGITPNFNRLASEGVLFTNFFANGDRSDKGIVCVLSGYPAQPQNSIVKYANKTQKLPNLIRDLKNAGYATAFYYGGEIDFANLNSYFVLSGVDRMVTMDDFDASTFNAKWGVHDHIMFDRFANDLDGMNQPFFSTLFTLSSHEPFDVPMQAVFPGDNSETKYLNSAYYADKCLGEFISRAKKAKWWNHTLIIITADHGIRHPGKSPNHSIEKFKVPMLWLGGALKKTGLRIDSYSSQIDIPATLMAQIGLSSENYRFSKDILNPKNRDFAFYTFNNGFGFITKSAKVVYGNDKKRAIFKAGTQVDSATEYGKAYMQTLSDDFFKK comes from the coding sequence TTGTCCGCTTTTATTTATATCGCGAATATGAAAAACCGACTGATCTACACCGCACTGACTGTTTTATTCTGGATGACACTCTTCTTCGTCGCCCGAATGATTTTCTTTCTCTTCAATCTGAATGAGACTGCCGGACTTTCATTCGCCGATTTGCTCGCCGTCCAATGGCATGGCATGAAAATGGATTTGTCGGTGACGGCTTATCTGCTGGTTCTGCCATTCTTATTTATTATCGGGACTTCGTGGACTAGAAAACCCGTCTTTACCATATTTTCCAAAATTTACACGGTTGTCATGCTGATCCTGATGATCCTGATTGCGGGCATCGACGCGAGACTTTATCGATATTGGGGATTCCGGCTCGACATCACGCCGCTGATCTATTTAAACACGCCCAAAGAAGCGTTCGCTTCCGTGACTTTTGGTGATTTCTTTCTGCCGATTTTAATCGGAATCGTTTTATTTGTGTTGTTCTGGATTCTTTATCGACGAGTGATCGCGCCGACGATCAAAAAGTTTCGCCCGGATTATCTTGTCTGTCCGGTTAGTTTTCTGATCCTGACGGTTTTGCTCGTCATTCCAATGCGCGGCGGGCTTGGCATCGCGCCGCTCAACGTCGGTTCGGTTTATTTCCATGAAAATATGTTTGCTAATCATGCGGCGATCAACGTGAATTGGAACGCCGTCTATTCATTGACAAAAAAGGACAGGTTAACAAAACAGTATCGTTATATGCCGACTGCGCGGGCTGATTCTCTTTTTGCTGAAATTCAGGCGAAACCGGGAAAGCCGGTCAGCGTGTTAAAACTTCAGAAGCCGAACATCATTCTGATTCTGATGGAAAGTTTTACCGCCAAGATCGTTGAACCGCTCGGCGGAAAACCCGGGATAACGCCGAATTTTAACCGATTAGCTTCCGAAGGCGTTCTGTTTACGAATTTCTTCGCCAACGGCGATCGCAGTGACAAAGGAATCGTTTGTGTGCTGAGCGGCTATCCGGCTCAACCGCAAAATTCTATCGTCAAGTATGCCAACAAAACTCAAAAACTTCCCAATCTGATTCGCGACTTGAAAAATGCCGGTTATGCTACCGCATTTTATTACGGCGGCGAGATTGATTTTGCCAATCTTAACTCCTATTTTGTCTTGAGCGGCGTTGATCGAATGGTCACGATGGATGATTTCGACGCATCGACCTTTAACGCCAAGTGGGGCGTGCACGACCATATCATGTTCGACCGCTTCGCAAATGATCTTGACGGGATGAATCAACCGTTCTTTTCAACTTTGTTCACGCTCAGCAGTCACGAGCCGTTCGATGTGCCGATGCAGGCCGTCTTTCCGGGCGACAACAGCGAAACGAAATATTTGAATTCCGCGTATTATGCCGACAAATGTCTCGGCGAATTCATCTCCCGCGCAAAAAAAGCGAAGTGGTGGAATCATACGTTGATCATTATTACCGCCGATCACGGAATTCGTCATCCCGGCAAGTCGCCGAATCATTCCATCGAAAAATTCAAAGTCCCGATGCTCTGGCTCGGCGGCGCTCTGAAAAAGACCGGCTTGCGGATCGATTCCTATTCTTCACAGATCGACATTCCCGCGACACTGATGGCGCAGATCGGTCTTTCTTCGGAAAATTACCGGTTCAGCAAAGACATTTTAAATCCGAAAAACCGCGATTTCGCATTCTATACATTTAATAATGGATTCGGATTTATCACTAAGTCGGCAAAAGTAGTTTACGGCAACGATAAAAAGCGCGCTATTTTCAAAGCCGGAACTCAAGTCGATAGCGCTACCGAATATGGAAAAGCTTACATGCAGACGCTGTCTGATGATTTTTTCAAGAAATAG
- the cas6 gene encoding CRISPR-associated endoribonuclease Cas6, translating into MRLKINASSVKPVFIPFNYQYQLSAAIYNLISKSSGDYAQFLHNSGFRLEDTTKKSTTAKPTDQNRIVKIFKLFTFSKLHFFPYSMNRNGFDGINEIEFIFSTPVSDSYKHLVFGVFSDQIINLNFFGQNIAFHVDHVESLIEPVFISTHSFTCLSPITVSTSRTTPFGKREQHFLDYLQPEERIKFEENIKQNLIRKYKVLSGKTVKPSKKFEFAFDMDYIIRKQGQISKLIHFKDDIKIKAFEAPFTIKAKPELIQTGYTCGFGEKNSDGFGCAEIIKADAEKR; encoded by the coding sequence ATGAGACTAAAAATCAATGCGTCGTCGGTAAAACCGGTTTTTATTCCGTTTAATTATCAATACCAGTTAAGTGCGGCGATCTATAATCTGATCTCAAAATCATCCGGTGACTATGCCCAATTCCTGCATAATTCCGGCTTCCGACTCGAAGATACCACTAAAAAATCCACTACCGCAAAACCGACCGATCAAAACCGCATCGTCAAAATATTCAAACTCTTCACATTCTCAAAACTTCATTTCTTCCCATACTCTATGAACCGTAATGGCTTTGACGGAATCAATGAAATCGAATTCATTTTCTCAACACCCGTCTCCGACAGCTACAAACATCTGGTTTTCGGCGTCTTCTCCGATCAAATCATCAATCTGAACTTCTTCGGACAGAATATTGCCTTTCATGTCGATCATGTCGAATCACTGATAGAACCGGTATTTATTTCAACACACTCATTTACCTGTCTTTCGCCGATTACGGTTTCAACCTCGCGAACGACGCCTTTCGGAAAGCGCGAACAACATTTCCTCGACTACCTGCAACCCGAAGAGCGCATCAAATTTGAAGAAAACATTAAACAAAACCTGATTCGCAAGTACAAAGTACTGTCTGGCAAAACCGTTAAACCATCGAAAAAATTTGAATTTGCATTCGACATGGATTACATCATCCGCAAGCAGGGTCAAATCAGCAAACTGATTCACTTCAAAGATGATATTAAAATCAAAGCCTTCGAAGCGCCCTTTACCATCAAAGCCAAACCGGAACTGATTCAAACCGGCTATACCTGCGGCTTCGGCGAGAAGAATTCCGACGGCTTCGGTTGTGCGGAGATAATTAAAGCAGACGCTGAAAAACGCTGA